The following proteins are encoded in a genomic region of Bacillota bacterium:
- a CDS encoding tyrosine-type recombinase/integrase, producing MRAQTGGGPGPWINAGKVRVDDLTAERITEFLNWLEKERGNSVSTRNQRLAAIHSLFQYIQVQSPEYMFQCQQVLAIPFKKSEKKQIGFLSEDETKALLAVPDTESRKGRRDQVLLSLLYDSGARVQELADLRVCDLRLDSPAQVKLTGKGRKTRSVPLMYKTVALLQQYLHEQRLDNPSCYEHTLFFNAQKKKLTRQGIAYVLKKYADACGITEISPHRLRHAKAMHLTEADINPIFIRDFLGHTDLKVTEVYSKTSVKMKRAALEKMNSGKHDVVPEKADWTEDESLMDWLAGLKH from the coding sequence TGGGAAAGTGAGGGTTGATGACCTGACAGCTGAACGCATAACTGAATTCCTGAACTGGCTGGAAAAGGAACGCGGGAACAGCGTCAGCACCAGAAATCAGCGGCTGGCTGCCATCCATTCACTGTTCCAGTACATACAGGTGCAGTCTCCGGAATATATGTTTCAGTGCCAGCAGGTGCTCGCTATTCCATTTAAAAAGTCGGAAAAGAAGCAAATAGGTTTCCTCAGTGAAGACGAGACAAAGGCGCTTCTCGCTGTACCCGATACAGAATCTCGAAAGGGCAGGCGTGACCAGGTGCTATTGAGCCTTCTTTATGATAGTGGCGCCCGGGTACAGGAGCTTGCAGACCTTCGAGTCTGTGATCTTCGTCTGGATTCCCCAGCCCAAGTCAAGCTCACTGGCAAAGGAAGGAAGACAAGAAGCGTTCCGTTGATGTATAAGACAGTCGCTCTGCTGCAGCAGTACCTGCATGAACAGCGGTTAGACAATCCGTCATGCTATGAGCATACGCTCTTTTTTAATGCTCAGAAAAAGAAACTGACCAGACAAGGGATCGCGTATGTCCTGAAGAAGTACGCTGACGCCTGCGGCATCACGGAAATATCCCCTCACCGGCTTCGCCACGCAAAAGCGATGCACCTGACAGAGGCAGACATAAACCCTATCTTTATACGGGATTTCCTCGGCCATACCGATTTGAAGGTAACCGAAGTTTACTCGAAAACGAGCGTTAAAATGAAACGGGCAGCGCTGGAAAAGATGAATTCAGGGAAACATGATGTCGTTCCCGAGAAAGCCGACTGGACTGAGGATGAATCACTGATGGACTGGCTTGCCGGGTTGAAGCATTAA